Proteins from a single region of Gossypium arboreum isolate Shixiya-1 chromosome 1, ASM2569848v2, whole genome shotgun sequence:
- the LOC108483671 gene encoding DExH-box ATP-dependent RNA helicase DExH11 isoform X2 codes for MKPIQAANGFSFRVGFSGYSGHLRVEPLYTEERDNPIKSLPDFVLPPAFPTETPESIEEHIKEKYLLPRLDEDAFSPEKAGKQWDFDWFARAKIPLEPSMPRAIMVPVWELPFRRCKEGSTEGKWEPNSTQVDVSDIIVGGETRGSFPRASNGAANDIVRGSINNRPFRPGGLEDQSLERIFPYGASNGEWVREVLNGGPAQTIPPGFKQGLKLGDLMSHPCSWNVYKDQSAPDDTSVGNLSELSVQFDDLFKKAWEEDVVELDKDESDSVKSEAEANQVDVLNTLDTGSSALDEILSVEAEKVDNGRDKGGQQQKEAWAVSGGSEWIADQFYELVPDMAIEFPFELDTFQKEAIYYLEKGESVFVAAHTSAGKTVVAEYAFALASKHCTRAVYTAPIKTISNQKYRDFCGKFDVGLLTGDVSLRPEASCLIMTTEILRSMLYRGADIIRDIEWVIFDEVHYVNDVERGVVWEEVIIMLPRHINIILLSATVPNTIEFADWIGRTKQKKIRVTGTTKRPVPLEHCLFYSGELYKICEREDFIPQGLKAAKDAYKKKNSSATSGGTGSYSGSSTVQDGARGQKREPFNRGKQNKHSGPQTFGNYTGTGWGNQSNGGGQNSWGSRRTTWLMLIDKLSKKSLLPVVIFGFSKNQCDKSADSISGTDLTSSSEKSEIRVFCDKAFSRLKGSDRNLPQVVRVQNLLYRGIGVHHAGLLPIVKEVVEMLFCRGVIKVLFSTETFAMGVNAPARTVVFDTLRKFDGKEFRPVLPGEYTQMAGRAGRRGLDKIGTVIVMCRDEIPEESDLKHVITGTPTKLESQFRLTYIMILHLLRVEELKVEDMLKRSFAEFHAQKKLPEQQQLLLRKLAQPKKTIECIKGEPAIEEYYEMHTEAEEHSEQIIKAVMQSSVAKQYLTPGRVVVVKSQSAQDHLLGVVLKSPPANNKPYIVLLLKPDVPSMTQSPSDRSNLQDKKGADFHQGYVLLPKSKRGLEEDYRISAGPRKGSGIINITLPHRGAAAGVTFEVREAENTEFLCICNSKIKLDLPGLLEFVSNPAFSHTVQQLLKLKSNGNKYPPALDPLKDLKLKDMDLIKAYDKWTHLLQKMSENKCHECIKLEEHIKLAKEIKKHKEEVNALQFELSNEALQQMPEFQGRIDILKEIGYIDEDLVVQIKGRVACEMNSGEELICTECLFENQLDDLEPEEAVALMSAFVFQQKNTSEPSLTSKLSQAKQRLYDTAIRLGNLQAEFKLPITPEEYAQENLKFGLVEVVYEWAKGTPFADICELTDVPEGLIVRTIVRLDETCREFKTAAAIMGNSSLYKKMESASNAIKRDIVFAASLYITGV; via the exons ATGAAACCGATCCAAGCAGCAAACGGGTTCAGTTTCCGAGTCGGATTCTCCGGCTACAGCGGCCACCTCAGAGTCGAGCCTCTCTATACCGAGGAGCGTGATAACCCTATCAAATCCCTCCCCGACTTTGTTCTT CCACCTGCGTTTCCGACGGAAACACCTGAATCGATTGAGGAGCACATAAAGGAGAAATATCTTTTGCCAAGATTAGACGAGGATGCTTTCTCTCCTGAAAAAGCTGGAAAGCAATGGGATTTTGACTGGTTTGCCAGGGCAAAAATACCATTGGAGCCATCAATGCCAAGAGCTATAATGGTTCCAGTTTGGGAATTACCTTTCAGACGGTGTAAGGAGGGATCAACTGAAGGAAAGTGGGAGCCTAATTCAACGCAG GTGGACGTATCAGACATAATAGTTGGAGGTGAAACTCGTGGATCCTTTCCACGAGCGTCTAATGGTGCAGCCAATGATATTGTGAGAGGAAGCATTAATAACCGCCCTTTTCGTCCAGGAGGCTTGGAGGATCAATCTTTAGAGAGGATATTTCCTTATGGTGCATCTAATGGTGAGTGGGTTCGTGAGGTGCTAAATGGTGGTCCTGCTCAGACAATTCCTCCAGGCTTTAAGCAAGGATTAAAACTTGGTGATCTTATG TCACATCCTTGCTCATGGAATGTTTACAAGGACCAAAGTGCACCTGATGACACATCAGTTGGAAATTTG AGTGAGTTGTCTGTACAATTTGATGACTTGTTCAAGAAAGCTTGGGAAGAGGATGTTGTAGAACTTGACAAAGATG AATCAGATTCTGTTAAGTCAGAAGCTGAAGCCAACCAAGTTGATGTTCTCAACACTCTTGATACTGGATCATCTGCTTTGGATGAGATTTTGTCAGTTGAAGCTGAAAAAGTAGATAATGGCAGGGATAAGGGTGGTCAGCAACAAAAGGAG GCTTGGGCTGTTAGTGGAGGTAGTGAGTGGATTGCTGATCAGTTTTATGAACTAGTTCCTGACATGGCAATTGAGTTTCCTTTTGAGTTGGATACATTCCAGAAGGAG GCTATTTATTATCTGGAAAAGGGGGAATCTGTTTTTGTGGCGGCACATACATCTGCTGGAAAGACAGTTGTAGCAGAATATGCATTTGCTTTGGCATCAAAA CATTGCACTAGAGCTGTGTATACTGCTCCAATTAAAACAATCAGCAACCAGAAGTATAGAGATTTCTGTGGGAAGTTTGATGTTGGCCTTCTCACAGGTGATGTTAGTTTGAGACCAGAGGCTTCTTGTCTCATCATGACAACTGAAATCTTAAGGTCAATGCTTTATCGAGGTGCAGATATTATTCGCGATATTGAATGG GTTATATTTGATGAGGTGCACTATGTGAATGATGTTGAAAGAGGTGTGGTTTGGGAAGAAGTCATAATCATGCTTCCAAGGCATATTAATATCATCCTCCTTTCAGCCACG GTGCCTAATACAATTGAGTTTGCTGATTGGATTGGTCGCACAAAGCAAAAGAAAATTCGTGTCACTGG AACAACAAAAAGACCAGTCCCACTGGAGCATTGCCTGTTTTATTCTGGAGAACTTTACAAAATATGTGAGAGAGAAGATTTTATACCTCAGGGACTGAAGGCTGCTAAAGATGCTtacaagaaaaagaattccaGTGCAACTAGTGGTGGGACTGGTTCATATAGTGGATCTTCTACAGTTCAGGATGGGGCTAGAGGTCAGAAACGTGAACCTTTTAACCGAGGGAAACAAAATAAGCATTCTGGTCCCCAAACTTTTGGGAATTATACTGGAACTGGTTGGGGGAATCAAAGTAATGGAGGTGGCCAGAATAGTTGGGGCTCTAGGAGAACAACTTGGTTGATGCTTATTGACAAGCTTTCAAAGAAGTCACTATTACCT GTGGTTATATTTGGTTTCTCAAAGAATCAATGTGATAAATCTGCTGACAGCATCTCAGGAACTGACCTCACTAGTAGTTCTGAGAAAAGTGAGATTCGAGTTTTTTGTGATAAAGCTTTTTCACGGCTGAAGGGATCTGATCGTAACTTGCCCCAG GTTGTCAGAGTTCAGAACCTTCTTTACAGGGGAATTGGTGTACATCATGCAGGTTTGCTTCCAATTGTTAAGGAAGTTGTTGAGATGCTCTTCTGTCGAGGTGTGATTAAG GTTTTGTTTTCAACAGAGACATTTGCAATGGGGGTTAATGCTCCAGCCAGAACG GTTGTATTTGATACATTAAGGAAGTTTGATGGCAAGGAATTTAGACCAGTGCTTCCTGGGGAATACACTCAAATGGCAGGTCGTGCTGGCAGAAGAGGACTTGATAAAATTGGTACAGTTATTGTGATGTGTCGTGATGAAATCCCTGAAGAGAGTGATTTGAAACATGTTATAACTGGAACTCCAACTAAGCTTGAATCTCAATTCCGGTTGACATACATCATGATCCTGCATCTCCTTCGTGTCGAAGAACTGAAG GTAGAGGACATGTTGAAACGAAGTTTTGCTGAATTTCATGCTCAGAAGAAACTTCCAGAGCAACAGCAACTACTATTGCGAAAGCTTGCACAGCCAAAGAAAACTATAGA ATGTATTAAAGGTGAACCAGCAATTGAAGAGTACTATGAGATGCATACTGAAGCTGAGGAACACAGTGAACAGATAATAAAAGCTGTCATGCAGTCTTCTGTAGCCAAACAATATCTTACACCAGGGAGAGTGGTTGTGGTCAAATCTCAGTCA GCCCAGGACCATTTACTAGGAGTTGTCCTGAAATCACCTCCTGCCAATAACAAACCATATATTGTGCTACTTCTTAAACCTGATGTGCCATCAATGACTCAAAGTCCCTCAGACCGAAGTAACTTGCAAGACAAGAAAGGTGCCGACTTCCATCAAGGTTATGTGCTGCTACCAAAATCCAAGCGTGGTCTTGAAGAAGATTACCGCATATCTGCTGGTCCACGTAAAGGTTCAGGTATCATCAACATAACACTGCCACACCGTGGTGCTGCTGCAGGAGTGACTTTTGAGGTCAGAGAAGCTGAAAATACAGAATTCTTATGTATATGCAATAGCAAGATAAAATTGGACCTACCTGGACTTCTTGAATTTGTTAGCAATCCCGCTTTCTCCCACACAGTTCAGCAGCTCTTGAAATTGAAGTCTAATGGAAACAAATATCCTCCTGCCTTAGATCCACTTAAAG ATCTAAAATTGAAAGACATGGATCTCATTAAAGCATACGACAAATGGACCCATCTACTGCAGAAAATGTCAGAGAAcaaatgccatgaatgtataaaatTGGAGGAGCACATTAAGTTAGCCAAAGAAATTAAGAAGCATAAAGAGGAAGTTAACGCTCTTCAATTTGAACTGTCTAACGAAGCACTCCAACAGATGCCAGAATTTCAGGGCCGG ATTGATATTCTGAAAGAAATTGGTTATATAGATGAAGACCTTGTGGTTCAAATAAAAGGTCGTGTTGCCTGTGAGATGAATTCAGGGGAGGAATTGATATGCACTGAATGTTTATTTGAGAATCAACTTGATGACCTTGAACCCGAAGAGGCAGTGGCTTTAATGTCTGCCTTCGTGTTTCAGCAAAAGAATACTTCCGAACCTTCTCTTACATCCAAACTCTCTCAGGCCAAACAAAG GTTGTATGACACAGCTATAAGACTTGGTAACCTTCAAGCAGAGTTCAAATTACCAATAACGCCCGAGGAGTATGCACAAGAAAATCTCAAGTTCGGTCTTGTTGAAGTGGTGTACGAATGGGCAAAG GGAACCCCGTTTGCAGATATTTGTGAGCTCACAGATGTTCCTGAAGGCCTTATAGTGCGAACAATAGTCAGGCTGGATGAGACCTGTCGCGAATTCAAAACTGCCGCAGCTATAATGGGTAATTCATCGCTTTACAAGAAAATGGAATCTGCTTCCAATGCCATAAAACGTGATATCGTTTTCGCGGCTAGTTTGTACATTACTGGAGTGTGA
- the LOC108483671 gene encoding DExH-box ATP-dependent RNA helicase DExH11 isoform X1, whose amino-acid sequence MKPIQAANGFSFRVGFSGYSGHLRVEPLYTEERDNPIKSLPDFVLPPAFPTETPESIEEHIKEKYLLPRLDEDAFSPEKAGKQWDFDWFARAKIPLEPSMPRAIMVPVWELPFRRCKEGSTEGKWEPNSTQVDVSDIIVGGETRGSFPRASNGAANDIVRGSINNRPFRPGGLEDQSLERIFPYGASNGEWVREVLNGGPAQTIPPGFKQGLKLGDLMSHPCSWNVYKDQSAPDDTSVGNLSELSVQFDDLFKKAWEEDVVELDKDEGHSTESDSVKSEAEANQVDVLNTLDTGSSALDEILSVEAEKVDNGRDKGGQQQKEAWAVSGGSEWIADQFYELVPDMAIEFPFELDTFQKEAIYYLEKGESVFVAAHTSAGKTVVAEYAFALASKHCTRAVYTAPIKTISNQKYRDFCGKFDVGLLTGDVSLRPEASCLIMTTEILRSMLYRGADIIRDIEWVIFDEVHYVNDVERGVVWEEVIIMLPRHINIILLSATVPNTIEFADWIGRTKQKKIRVTGTTKRPVPLEHCLFYSGELYKICEREDFIPQGLKAAKDAYKKKNSSATSGGTGSYSGSSTVQDGARGQKREPFNRGKQNKHSGPQTFGNYTGTGWGNQSNGGGQNSWGSRRTTWLMLIDKLSKKSLLPVVIFGFSKNQCDKSADSISGTDLTSSSEKSEIRVFCDKAFSRLKGSDRNLPQVVRVQNLLYRGIGVHHAGLLPIVKEVVEMLFCRGVIKVLFSTETFAMGVNAPARTVVFDTLRKFDGKEFRPVLPGEYTQMAGRAGRRGLDKIGTVIVMCRDEIPEESDLKHVITGTPTKLESQFRLTYIMILHLLRVEELKVEDMLKRSFAEFHAQKKLPEQQQLLLRKLAQPKKTIECIKGEPAIEEYYEMHTEAEEHSEQIIKAVMQSSVAKQYLTPGRVVVVKSQSAQDHLLGVVLKSPPANNKPYIVLLLKPDVPSMTQSPSDRSNLQDKKGADFHQGYVLLPKSKRGLEEDYRISAGPRKGSGIINITLPHRGAAAGVTFEVREAENTEFLCICNSKIKLDLPGLLEFVSNPAFSHTVQQLLKLKSNGNKYPPALDPLKDLKLKDMDLIKAYDKWTHLLQKMSENKCHECIKLEEHIKLAKEIKKHKEEVNALQFELSNEALQQMPEFQGRIDILKEIGYIDEDLVVQIKGRVACEMNSGEELICTECLFENQLDDLEPEEAVALMSAFVFQQKNTSEPSLTSKLSQAKQRLYDTAIRLGNLQAEFKLPITPEEYAQENLKFGLVEVVYEWAKGTPFADICELTDVPEGLIVRTIVRLDETCREFKTAAAIMGNSSLYKKMESASNAIKRDIVFAASLYITGV is encoded by the exons ATGAAACCGATCCAAGCAGCAAACGGGTTCAGTTTCCGAGTCGGATTCTCCGGCTACAGCGGCCACCTCAGAGTCGAGCCTCTCTATACCGAGGAGCGTGATAACCCTATCAAATCCCTCCCCGACTTTGTTCTT CCACCTGCGTTTCCGACGGAAACACCTGAATCGATTGAGGAGCACATAAAGGAGAAATATCTTTTGCCAAGATTAGACGAGGATGCTTTCTCTCCTGAAAAAGCTGGAAAGCAATGGGATTTTGACTGGTTTGCCAGGGCAAAAATACCATTGGAGCCATCAATGCCAAGAGCTATAATGGTTCCAGTTTGGGAATTACCTTTCAGACGGTGTAAGGAGGGATCAACTGAAGGAAAGTGGGAGCCTAATTCAACGCAG GTGGACGTATCAGACATAATAGTTGGAGGTGAAACTCGTGGATCCTTTCCACGAGCGTCTAATGGTGCAGCCAATGATATTGTGAGAGGAAGCATTAATAACCGCCCTTTTCGTCCAGGAGGCTTGGAGGATCAATCTTTAGAGAGGATATTTCCTTATGGTGCATCTAATGGTGAGTGGGTTCGTGAGGTGCTAAATGGTGGTCCTGCTCAGACAATTCCTCCAGGCTTTAAGCAAGGATTAAAACTTGGTGATCTTATG TCACATCCTTGCTCATGGAATGTTTACAAGGACCAAAGTGCACCTGATGACACATCAGTTGGAAATTTG AGTGAGTTGTCTGTACAATTTGATGACTTGTTCAAGAAAGCTTGGGAAGAGGATGTTGTAGAACTTGACAAAGATG AAGGGCATTCAACAGAATCAGATTCTGTTAAGTCAGAAGCTGAAGCCAACCAAGTTGATGTTCTCAACACTCTTGATACTGGATCATCTGCTTTGGATGAGATTTTGTCAGTTGAAGCTGAAAAAGTAGATAATGGCAGGGATAAGGGTGGTCAGCAACAAAAGGAG GCTTGGGCTGTTAGTGGAGGTAGTGAGTGGATTGCTGATCAGTTTTATGAACTAGTTCCTGACATGGCAATTGAGTTTCCTTTTGAGTTGGATACATTCCAGAAGGAG GCTATTTATTATCTGGAAAAGGGGGAATCTGTTTTTGTGGCGGCACATACATCTGCTGGAAAGACAGTTGTAGCAGAATATGCATTTGCTTTGGCATCAAAA CATTGCACTAGAGCTGTGTATACTGCTCCAATTAAAACAATCAGCAACCAGAAGTATAGAGATTTCTGTGGGAAGTTTGATGTTGGCCTTCTCACAGGTGATGTTAGTTTGAGACCAGAGGCTTCTTGTCTCATCATGACAACTGAAATCTTAAGGTCAATGCTTTATCGAGGTGCAGATATTATTCGCGATATTGAATGG GTTATATTTGATGAGGTGCACTATGTGAATGATGTTGAAAGAGGTGTGGTTTGGGAAGAAGTCATAATCATGCTTCCAAGGCATATTAATATCATCCTCCTTTCAGCCACG GTGCCTAATACAATTGAGTTTGCTGATTGGATTGGTCGCACAAAGCAAAAGAAAATTCGTGTCACTGG AACAACAAAAAGACCAGTCCCACTGGAGCATTGCCTGTTTTATTCTGGAGAACTTTACAAAATATGTGAGAGAGAAGATTTTATACCTCAGGGACTGAAGGCTGCTAAAGATGCTtacaagaaaaagaattccaGTGCAACTAGTGGTGGGACTGGTTCATATAGTGGATCTTCTACAGTTCAGGATGGGGCTAGAGGTCAGAAACGTGAACCTTTTAACCGAGGGAAACAAAATAAGCATTCTGGTCCCCAAACTTTTGGGAATTATACTGGAACTGGTTGGGGGAATCAAAGTAATGGAGGTGGCCAGAATAGTTGGGGCTCTAGGAGAACAACTTGGTTGATGCTTATTGACAAGCTTTCAAAGAAGTCACTATTACCT GTGGTTATATTTGGTTTCTCAAAGAATCAATGTGATAAATCTGCTGACAGCATCTCAGGAACTGACCTCACTAGTAGTTCTGAGAAAAGTGAGATTCGAGTTTTTTGTGATAAAGCTTTTTCACGGCTGAAGGGATCTGATCGTAACTTGCCCCAG GTTGTCAGAGTTCAGAACCTTCTTTACAGGGGAATTGGTGTACATCATGCAGGTTTGCTTCCAATTGTTAAGGAAGTTGTTGAGATGCTCTTCTGTCGAGGTGTGATTAAG GTTTTGTTTTCAACAGAGACATTTGCAATGGGGGTTAATGCTCCAGCCAGAACG GTTGTATTTGATACATTAAGGAAGTTTGATGGCAAGGAATTTAGACCAGTGCTTCCTGGGGAATACACTCAAATGGCAGGTCGTGCTGGCAGAAGAGGACTTGATAAAATTGGTACAGTTATTGTGATGTGTCGTGATGAAATCCCTGAAGAGAGTGATTTGAAACATGTTATAACTGGAACTCCAACTAAGCTTGAATCTCAATTCCGGTTGACATACATCATGATCCTGCATCTCCTTCGTGTCGAAGAACTGAAG GTAGAGGACATGTTGAAACGAAGTTTTGCTGAATTTCATGCTCAGAAGAAACTTCCAGAGCAACAGCAACTACTATTGCGAAAGCTTGCACAGCCAAAGAAAACTATAGA ATGTATTAAAGGTGAACCAGCAATTGAAGAGTACTATGAGATGCATACTGAAGCTGAGGAACACAGTGAACAGATAATAAAAGCTGTCATGCAGTCTTCTGTAGCCAAACAATATCTTACACCAGGGAGAGTGGTTGTGGTCAAATCTCAGTCA GCCCAGGACCATTTACTAGGAGTTGTCCTGAAATCACCTCCTGCCAATAACAAACCATATATTGTGCTACTTCTTAAACCTGATGTGCCATCAATGACTCAAAGTCCCTCAGACCGAAGTAACTTGCAAGACAAGAAAGGTGCCGACTTCCATCAAGGTTATGTGCTGCTACCAAAATCCAAGCGTGGTCTTGAAGAAGATTACCGCATATCTGCTGGTCCACGTAAAGGTTCAGGTATCATCAACATAACACTGCCACACCGTGGTGCTGCTGCAGGAGTGACTTTTGAGGTCAGAGAAGCTGAAAATACAGAATTCTTATGTATATGCAATAGCAAGATAAAATTGGACCTACCTGGACTTCTTGAATTTGTTAGCAATCCCGCTTTCTCCCACACAGTTCAGCAGCTCTTGAAATTGAAGTCTAATGGAAACAAATATCCTCCTGCCTTAGATCCACTTAAAG ATCTAAAATTGAAAGACATGGATCTCATTAAAGCATACGACAAATGGACCCATCTACTGCAGAAAATGTCAGAGAAcaaatgccatgaatgtataaaatTGGAGGAGCACATTAAGTTAGCCAAAGAAATTAAGAAGCATAAAGAGGAAGTTAACGCTCTTCAATTTGAACTGTCTAACGAAGCACTCCAACAGATGCCAGAATTTCAGGGCCGG ATTGATATTCTGAAAGAAATTGGTTATATAGATGAAGACCTTGTGGTTCAAATAAAAGGTCGTGTTGCCTGTGAGATGAATTCAGGGGAGGAATTGATATGCACTGAATGTTTATTTGAGAATCAACTTGATGACCTTGAACCCGAAGAGGCAGTGGCTTTAATGTCTGCCTTCGTGTTTCAGCAAAAGAATACTTCCGAACCTTCTCTTACATCCAAACTCTCTCAGGCCAAACAAAG GTTGTATGACACAGCTATAAGACTTGGTAACCTTCAAGCAGAGTTCAAATTACCAATAACGCCCGAGGAGTATGCACAAGAAAATCTCAAGTTCGGTCTTGTTGAAGTGGTGTACGAATGGGCAAAG GGAACCCCGTTTGCAGATATTTGTGAGCTCACAGATGTTCCTGAAGGCCTTATAGTGCGAACAATAGTCAGGCTGGATGAGACCTGTCGCGAATTCAAAACTGCCGCAGCTATAATGGGTAATTCATCGCTTTACAAGAAAATGGAATCTGCTTCCAATGCCATAAAACGTGATATCGTTTTCGCGGCTAGTTTGTACATTACTGGAGTGTGA